From the Lathyrus oleraceus cultivar Zhongwan6 chromosome 4, CAAS_Psat_ZW6_1.0, whole genome shotgun sequence genome, one window contains:
- the LOC127075262 gene encoding centromere protein C isoform X5 codes for MVNETEHRQVEDPIANYSGLSLFRSTFSLPSSKPYDDLDAIHSTLRSMDLRSSANLVEQGKSVLESNLGFNTGNSTKDVGDDAVFDAEEDGDFHRKKRGPDLGLNRARPRFSLKETKKPSVEDLLPILDFKNIKDPNELFLAHERLENARKEIEKQLGIVPSESTLGSTKPRERRPGLPGFNRRPIKFRHRFSKETLDSNADELSSQEAFESDSLDPVGDNTDKGKASLASLDSEVTGSSAVKEKKVNDFLKGLLTRDSEELEGVGAMDRLQERLQIKPIVFEKPFVPDFPDSQPMDLESSHGNLLKPSKACYDISNLLKGIDIKTPLRQDVGYPDKQLASPTPPRSPAVLFSTLQKHISQSKASVNPFSAHEIDHGSTKESSPTHMVNQEVNIVGSSKMSDEPGAPIIEDVIAAGETNKILDTSAQSKEDNSRKLSEQLNASSMEYEVAVSETCSVDDPIKNCSSTPKNSTVDNSREPDFNANVDSNEPPVDMDLDIGGSGVEKRVMDDISGKQNVELNEPDHFEDEMLAENMQETSDSIPTDDLNSNLGIPLANQSNPDAHEDNSMDNRSRRSDDGPEQSLQKKTVGSVAPVSGKKRGKMCAQRTSKDKRLRLRMSLADAGTSWESGVRKSSRFRTRPLEFWKGERMVYGRVHESLTTVIGVKCMSPGKDGNPIMKVKSFVSDKHKKLFELASRY; via the exons ATGGTGAACGAAACTGAGCACCGCCAAGTAGAGGATCCTATCGCCAACTATTCAGGTCTTTCTCTTTTCCGCTCAACATTTTCTCTTCCATCTTCAAAACCCTACGACGATCTCGACGCCATTCACAGCACTCTCAGATCCATG GACTTGAGAAGTTCTGCTAACCTTGTAGAGCAAGGGAAGTCTGTGTTAGAGTCTAATTTGGGATTCAACACAGGAAATTCAACAAAAGATGTTGGAGATGATGCTGTTTTTGATGCTGAAGAGGATGGAGATTTTCATCGGAAAAAAAGGGGACCAGATTTAGGCCTCAATCGTGCCCGTCCACGTTTCTCGCTTAAGGAGACCAAAAA GCCCTCTGTTGAGGATTTATTACCGATTCTGGACTTCAAAAACATCAAAGACCCTAACGAATTGTTCTTGGCCCATGAACGGTTAGAAA ATGCAAGAAAAGAAATAGAAAAGCAGTTGGGTATTGTGCCATCTGAGTCAACTCTAGGTTCAACTAAACCACGGGAACGTCGACCGGGACTTCCAGGGTTTAATCGAAG GCCAATAAAATTCAGACATAGGTTTTCAAAAGAAACTTTGGACAGTAATGCTGATGAGCTGTCCTCCCAAGAAGCATTTGAATCTGACAGTCTAGATCCTGTTGGTGATAACACTGACAAAGGCAAAGCTTCTCTTGCATCATTGGATAGTGAAGTAACTG GTTCATCAGCTGTTAAAGAGAAAAAGGTCAATGACTTTTTGAAAGGATTGCTTACTAGAGATTCTGAAGAGCTAGAGGGGGTTGGAGCAATGGATCGTTTGCAGGAGAGGTTACAGATCAAACCCATTGTTTTTGAGAAACCATTTGTTCCAGATTTCCCAGATAGTCAACCAATGGATCTGGAATCTTCGCATGGAAATTTGTTGAAGCCAAGTAAGGCTTGTTATGACATAAGTAATTTGTTGAAAGGAATAGACATTAAGACGCCTCTTAGGCAGGATGTAGGATACCCCGATAAGCAATTAGCTTCACCTACACCACCAAGAAGTCCAGCTGTTTTGTTTTCAACCTTGCAGAAGCACATTTCACAGTCAAAGGCGTCAGTGAATCCATTTTCAGCTCATGAAATTGATCATGGATCTACAAAAGAAAGTTCACCAACTCATATGGTAAACCAAGAAGTAAATATTGTTGGTTCTAGTAAGATGTCAGATGAGCCGGGTGCGCCTATAATTGAAGATGTTATTGCTGCTGGTGAGACAAATAAAATTCTGGACACTTCTGCACAGTCCAAGGAAGACAATTCTAGGAAGTTATCAGAACAACTAAATGCATCTTCAATGGAATATGAAGTTGCAGTTAGTGAGACTTGTTCGGTTGACGATCCTATCAAAAATTGCAGCAGTACTCCCAAAAATTCCACGGTGGATAATTCAAGGGAACCTGATTTTAATGCTAATGTTGACTCGAATGAACCTCCTGTTGACATGGATCTAGATATTGGGGGTAGTGGTGTGGAAAAAAGGGTTATGGATGACATATCGGGAAAGCAAAATGTCGAGCTAAATGAACCTGATCACTTTGAGGACGAA ATGCTGGCAGAAAATATGCAGGAAACTTCAGATTCTATACCAACAGATGATTTAAATTCCAACTTGGGGATTCCACTAG CCAATCAATCAAATCCAGATGCACATGAAGACAATTCTATGGACAATAGGTCTAGAAGATCAGATGATGGCCCAGAACAGAGTTTACAG AAAAAGACAGTTGGTTCTGTGGCACCTGTTAGTGGGAAAAAGAGAGGTAAAATGTGTGCACAAAGAACGTCCAAGGACAAGAGACTTCGGCTGAGGATGAGCCTTGCAG ATGCTGGTACATCATGGGAATCTGGCGTAAGGAAAAGCAGCAGGTTCAGGACAAGGCCTTTGGAATTTTGGAAAGGGGAAAGAATGGTGTATGGTCGTGTACATGAGA GCTTGACTACAGTCATTGGAGTGAAGTGCATGTCTCCGGGAAAGGATGGCAACCCGATTATGAAGGTGAAGTCATTTGTCTCAGATAAGCACAAAAAGCTTTTTGAGTTGGCTTCTCGATATTGA